The Nycticebus coucang isolate mNycCou1 chromosome 2, mNycCou1.pri, whole genome shotgun sequence genome includes a window with the following:
- the LOC128567599 gene encoding LOW QUALITY PROTEIN: 60S ribosomal protein L23-like (The sequence of the model RefSeq protein was modified relative to this genomic sequence to represent the inferred CDS: inserted 1 base in 1 codon; substituted 1 base at 1 genomic stop codon) translates to MESRHFESFGAKFQIFLGFLAGAMINCADNTKVENLHIISVKEIKGQMNRLPTAGVGDMVMATIKKGKPGAAKKIHPPVVIQSXKSYWRXDNIGVTVNNKDKMKGSGIRGPIAKECATDLWPRMVSDAGSIA, encoded by the exons ATGGAATCACG ACATTTTGAGTCCTTTGGCGCAAAATTCCAGATTTTCCTGGGTTTTCTGGCAGGAGCCATGATCAATTGTGCTGATAACACAAAAGTTGAAAATCTGCATATCATCTCTGTGAAAGAGATCAAGGGACAAATGAATAGACTTCCCACTGCTGGTGTGGGTGACATGGTAATGGCCACAATCAAGAAAGGCaaaccaggggcggc AAAGAAGATACATCCACCAGTGGTAATTCAATCATGAAAGTCATACTGGA AAGATAACATAGGGGTCACAGTAAACAATAAAGACAAGATGAAAGGTTCTGGCATTAGAGGACCAATTGCAAAGGAGTGTGCCACAGACTTGTGGCCCAGGATGGTGTCTGATGCTGGCAGCATTGCATGA